A single region of the Stegostoma tigrinum isolate sSteTig4 chromosome 36, sSteTig4.hap1, whole genome shotgun sequence genome encodes:
- the ngrn gene encoding neugrin: MWLSAAAQRIVRLQPPAQVQAARSLRGSRGGREPVAEGKELEEIIRAEKRKTKAIKYRRIRAELGLSGPPPRTLTTQAMQQMRFLRAQSPEEWSVAQLAEGFSVSEDVVLRVLRSKFTPSLKRRMKQDTNVQGVTLTLLQGAKQLTASSPNVKALIESKPITDHGVRPRLLWDTVTLPAQSNLNGRVHKAIGKERGRMDLVQQNVYQKRQSQSNADVMKVGFGKNVAACAEREEYNETSRMSDGEQPLGIPETDEDLQAFSANGSENQIKVVQKGCEFYDQEGDFLYRVNNVDSLNNPKEEK, from the exons ATGTGGCTCTCGGCGGCGGCTCAGAGAATCGTCCGGCTCCAGCCTCCGGCCCAGGTCCAGGCCGCCCGATCCCTGAGGGGCTCCAGAGGCGGCAGGGAGCCCGTGGCCGAAGGGAAGGAGTTGGAGGAAATAATCAG AGCTGAGAAACGGAAAACGAAAGCCATTAAGTATCGGAGAATTCGGGCAGAGTTGGGTCTTTCTGGTCCTCCCCCACGGACACTAACAACACAAGCAATGCAGCAGATGAG GTTTTTGAGGGCACAGTCTCCAGAAGAGTGGAGTGTGGCACAGCTGGCAGAGGGATTTTCAGTGAGTGAAGATGTTGTCTTGAGAGTACTGAGAAGCAAATTTACCCCTTCATTAAAGAGAAGAATGAAGCAGGATACAAATGTTCAAGGAGTGACTCTGACTCTCCTACAGGGAGCAAAGCAGCTGACTGCCAGTTCTCCAAATGTAAAAGCACTGATTGAATCTAAACCAATCACAGATCACGGTGTCCGGCCCAGACTCTTGTGGGACACAGTAACACTTCCTGCACAATCTAACCTAAATGGCAGAGTGCACAAAGCCATTGGAAAGGAACGTGGCAGAATGGATCTTGTCCAACAGAATGTCTACCAGAAGCGCCAATCTCAGAGCAATGCTGATGTAATGAAAGTCGGATTTGGAAAAAACGTGGCTGCTTGTGCTGAGAGGGAAGAATACAACGAAACCAGCAGGATGTCTGATGGGGAACAACCACTGGGTATCCCAGAGACTGATGAGGATTTGCAGGCGTTCAGCGCAAATGGGTCTGAAAACCAAATTAAAGTTGTACAGAAGGGTTGTGAGTTTTATGACCAGGAAGGCGACTTTCTGTATAGGGTTAACAACGTGGACTCCTTAAATAACCCTAaagaggaaaaataa